The Hymenobacter oligotrophus genome segment AACTTGCCTTTCTACCTGATCAGAATGGTGCTGTTTGTACTTATCTGGTGGTTTTTCTCCGAACGTTTACGCAAGCTTTCGCTTGAGGAGGATCAACTAGGTGGTACGGGCTTTTGGGACAAAAGCATCAATGTTTCGGCGCTCTTCCTTGTTCTGTTTGCCGTAACCTCGTCTATTGCCGCTTGGGACTGGGTGATGTCGATTGACACGCACTGGTTCTCCACTATGTTTGGGTGGTATGTATTCGCCTCGTGGTGGGTAGCCGGCATCGCAGCTATTCTGCTAACCGCTATCTTCTTAAAGCAAGCTGGTTACCTACGCTTCCTGAACTCAAACCACTTGCACGACCTAGGGAAGTTGATGTTTGGATTCAGCATCTTCTGGACCTACATCTGGTTCTCGCAGTTCATGCTGATCTGGTACGCAAACCTGCCTGAAGAATCTGTGTACTTCAATCAGCGTTTGGGTGGGTTTAATGGTCAATACACGTGGCTGTTCTTCTTCAACCTGATCATCAACTTCGCATTCCCCTTCTTGGCTCTTATGACCCGGGACGCAAAGCGTCAAATGATTATGCTGAAGATCGTTGCCATTGCCGTATTGATTGGTCACTGGCTAGACTTCTACATGATGATCATGCCCGGAACGTTGAAGGCCGACAGTGGGTTTATCATAGAGATTGGTACCGCGCTGGTTTTCCTCGGCTCGTTCCTCCTACTTATGACGAAGCGTCTTTCACAGGCCTCGCTTATTCCTGTGAATCACCCCTTCGTAGAGGAAAGCGTTCATCACACTACCTAAGCCTTGCGCTGTTCGGACCACTGACTTTCACAACGTACAACTAATGATTGCTCTAGGTATCCTTCTGGCGCTGGTGCTTCTTCTGGTCGTGTTCGGCCTATTGTTCCGGCTTCAGATTCTGACATCCATTTTCTCGGGCAGCTACAATCGGCCGATTGGTCTGAGCAACCGAGTAAATGCCATATTAATGCTGGCCTTCCTGATCTTGGGTGGTGCCGCATTCGCTTACTCATTTGTCGATAATTTCGACAAGATGAACCCTCCGATTGCTTCTGTGCACGGGGTTCATACTGAGAAGCTTTTTTGGACTACGATGGTCGTTATCGGCATCGTATTCGTAATCACCCAGGTAGCATTGTTCGTTTATTCGTACCGCTACCAGTACCGCGAAGGGCGTCGTGCTTTCTTCTTCTCTCACAACAATAAGATCGAAATCATTTGGACTGTTATCCCCGCTGTGGTGATGTCCGGTTTGATTTTCGGCGGCTGGAAGGAGTGGACTAGCATCATGGGCCCCGCTCCTAAGGATGCCATTGAAGTAGAGGTGATGGGCAAGCAATTCAACTTTCTTGTGCGTTACCCTGGTCGCGACCAAAAGCTTGGTAACATCAACTACCGGTTGATTGACGCAACCAACGAGTTCGGCTTCGATTTAAATGACCAGCGTGGCATGGACGACTTTACCGCTGGTGAAGTTCACGTGCCGAAAGGCCACCCGGTGTT includes the following:
- a CDS encoding quinol:cytochrome C oxidoreductase is translated as MASTHHHEPVTAEFLELSPAARRRFILFIVAGVVLMAIGLIMAAMNIGGHHEVAAAHGASEGAGASVEHGGDHAPIWLRRLFASLWQSNTYLIGISVVGTVFVAINTVAYAGWSIIVRRIAEAFSAWLLPGLAIMLIVFFASGHNLFHWRTEGIMDPASEHYDAIIAGKSGFLNLPFYLIRMVLFVLIWWFFSERLRKLSLEEDQLGGTGFWDKSINVSALFLVLFAVTSSIAAWDWVMSIDTHWFSTMFGWYVFASWWVAGIAAILLTAIFLKQAGYLRFLNSNHLHDLGKLMFGFSIFWTYIWFSQFMLIWYANLPEESVYFNQRLGGFNGQYTWLFFFNLIINFAFPFLALMTRDAKRQMIMLKIVAIAVLIGHWLDFYMMIMPGTLKADSGFIIEIGTALVFLGSFLLLMTKRLSQASLIPVNHPFVEESVHHTT
- a CDS encoding cytochrome c oxidase subunit II, which encodes MIALGILLALVLLLVVFGLLFRLQILTSIFSGSYNRPIGLSNRVNAILMLAFLILGGAAFAYSFVDNFDKMNPPIASVHGVHTEKLFWTTMVVIGIVFVITQVALFVYSYRYQYREGRRAFFFSHNNKIEIIWTVIPAVVMSGLIFGGWKEWTSIMGPAPKDAIEVEVMGKQFNFLVRYPGRDQKLGNINYRLIDATNEFGFDLNDQRGMDDFTAGEVHVPKGHPVLMRIRSRDVLHAVYAPHFRVQMYAVPGMPTKFWFTPTKTTDEMRAQTGNPNFNYEIACNQICGRGHFAMKATIIVDEPEDYIAWYSQQKPFVEQNPDVLADFKQKKATSVEQAQASAAVPTVSAKAAL